In Paucidesulfovibrio gracilis DSM 16080, a single genomic region encodes these proteins:
- a CDS encoding FmdB family zinc ribbon protein yields MPIYEFQCRDCGKEFEEIVLGADETVTCPECGSTATQQLISRCGFKTGGGAPASDGGEAAESKPQYRGIGSSAGCAGCSGGNCSSCG; encoded by the coding sequence ATGCCCATATATGAGTTTCAATGCCGGGATTGCGGCAAAGAGTTTGAGGAAATCGTGCTCGGCGCGGACGAGACCGTAACCTGCCCGGAATGCGGGTCCACGGCCACACAGCAACTTATTTCCCGCTGCGGGTTCAAGACCGGCGGGGGAGCGCCCGCCTCTGACGGTGGCGAGGCCGCCGAATCCAAGCCCCAGTATCGCGGTATCGGCTCCAGTGCCGGTTGCGCCGGATGCAGCGGCGGCAACTGTTCCTCCTGCGGCTGA
- a CDS encoding diguanylate cyclase domain-containing protein, with product MPDKHILMVEDSPFFASVVRRKLEEEGGFRVDCVTSYKEAKAFLDAQGKGLFAALLDLHLPDSPRGEVVDYFVRQGIPSIVFTGEFSEGVRDVVMSKNVVDYVLKEGPDSLNEILAALERLRRNREVKILVVDDSASARTLVSDLLRTHLYQVLEAEDGEQALTMLRQHADIRLMVTDFSMPGLSGVELVREVRSFRPRQRLAIVGLSAENSPLISARFIKSGANDFLRKPFLVEEFHCRIRQNMEILEYLDTIKRMAENDYLTGLPNRYHFIRRARTTHAEAVKRGYPLQAVILDLDHFKRINDQYGHNVGDQVLKNFALRLSDRFGRNGLVCRYGGEEFALLLPGVSTAQVRPGLEAFLQEVAGASVPTEKGEVAYTASAGLADTPGESLEDMLKDADTMLYQAKQSGRNQLACSVCPTPE from the coding sequence ATGCCGGATAAACATATTCTTATGGTGGAAGACAGTCCGTTCTTCGCCTCGGTGGTACGCCGCAAGCTCGAGGAGGAAGGCGGATTCCGTGTGGATTGCGTGACGTCCTATAAGGAAGCCAAAGCGTTCCTCGACGCCCAGGGAAAAGGACTGTTTGCGGCGCTGCTGGATCTGCACCTGCCGGATTCGCCCAGGGGCGAGGTGGTGGACTATTTCGTGCGCCAGGGCATCCCGTCCATCGTGTTCACGGGGGAATTCAGTGAAGGCGTGCGCGATGTGGTTATGTCCAAAAACGTGGTGGACTACGTGCTCAAGGAGGGACCGGACAGCCTGAACGAAATTTTGGCGGCCCTGGAACGGCTGCGCCGCAACCGCGAGGTAAAGATCCTCGTGGTGGACGACTCGGCTTCGGCGCGCACACTGGTTTCGGATCTTCTGCGCACCCACCTTTACCAGGTTCTGGAGGCCGAGGACGGGGAACAGGCGTTGACCATGCTGCGGCAACACGCGGACATCCGCTTGATGGTCACGGATTTCAGCATGCCGGGACTGAGCGGCGTGGAACTGGTACGCGAGGTGCGTTCCTTCCGCCCCCGCCAGCGGCTGGCCATCGTGGGCCTTTCCGCAGAGAACAGCCCGCTCATCTCCGCCCGCTTCATCAAATCCGGGGCCAACGACTTTTTGCGCAAGCCCTTTCTGGTGGAGGAATTCCACTGCCGCATCCGGCAAAACATGGAAATTTTGGAATACCTGGATACCATCAAACGCATGGCGGAAAACGACTACCTCACCGGGCTGCCCAACCGCTACCATTTCATCCGCCGCGCCCGAACCACCCATGCCGAAGCCGTGAAGCGCGGCTATCCGCTCCAGGCCGTGATCCTCGACCTGGACCATTTTAAACGCATCAACGACCAGTACGGCCACAACGTGGGAGATCAGGTGCTGAAGAATTTCGCCTTACGGCTCTCGGACCGGTTCGGCCGCAACGGGCTGGTTTGCCGGTATGGTGGAGAAGAGTTTGCCCTGCTGCTCCCTGGCGTGAGCACGGCGCAGGTTCGTCCCGGGCTGGAAGCCTTTCTGCAGGAGGTTGCCGGGGCATCCGTCCCCACGGAAAAAGGAGAGGTAGCCTACACTGCCAGTGCCGGACTTGCGGACACCCCGGGGGAAAGCCTGGAAGACATGCTCAAGGACGCGGATACCATGCTCTACCAAGCCAAGCAGTCCGGCCGTAATCAGTTGGCCTGCTCCGTGTGTCCGACCCCGGAATAA
- the cobT gene encoding nicotinate-nucleotide--dimethylbenzimidazole phosphoribosyltransferase encodes MTDSLRQLLHSISPADPALREPGQARLDNLTKPKGSLGRLEELALKMYMARGGEAPAADPARIFTVAGDHGVAREGVSAFPQEVTRQMVLNFLNGGAGINVLARTVGAELYVVNAGVAGPLFDQHPDLIQYKLGDGTNNFTQGPAMDETTCERALLFGAQLADQARADGIRTLLTGDMGIANTTPSTALYCAHLGLKPQDITGPGTGLGSEGVARKIDAIQRALAVNTDAVSSRDPLRVLAALGGFELAVLAGLILGGAANRQMILVDGFISTAAYVSAWKFCPHVADYAVLSHSSAEPGYAAAVRGLGGDPLLDLGFRLGEGTGAAVALFLLRSAADIFNTMATFDEAGVAEGD; translated from the coding sequence ATGACGGATTCCTTGCGCCAACTCTTGCACTCCATTTCCCCGGCTGACCCGGCCCTGCGCGAACCAGGTCAGGCCCGGCTCGACAACCTCACCAAGCCCAAGGGCAGCCTCGGCCGCCTCGAGGAATTGGCTCTCAAGATGTACATGGCCCGTGGGGGCGAAGCCCCGGCCGCTGATCCGGCCCGCATCTTCACCGTGGCGGGCGACCACGGCGTGGCCCGGGAAGGAGTCAGCGCCTTTCCTCAGGAAGTGACCCGGCAGATGGTGCTCAATTTTCTGAACGGAGGCGCAGGCATCAACGTGCTGGCCCGCACCGTGGGCGCGGAGCTGTACGTGGTCAACGCGGGCGTGGCCGGCCCGCTCTTTGACCAGCATCCGGACCTGATCCAGTACAAACTTGGGGACGGCACGAATAATTTTACGCAGGGTCCGGCCATGGACGAGACCACCTGCGAACGCGCCCTGCTATTCGGCGCGCAACTCGCGGACCAGGCCAGGGCCGACGGCATCCGTACCCTGCTCACCGGGGACATGGGCATTGCCAACACCACCCCGTCCACGGCCCTGTATTGCGCCCATCTCGGCCTTAAACCGCAGGACATCACCGGTCCGGGAACCGGCCTGGGCAGCGAGGGCGTGGCCCGAAAGATCGACGCTATCCAGCGCGCCCTGGCCGTCAATACCGACGCCGTGTCCAGCCGTGACCCCTTGCGCGTGCTCGCGGCATTGGGTGGATTCGAGCTGGCGGTGCTGGCCGGGCTGATTCTGGGCGGTGCAGCCAATCGACAGATGATTCTTGTAGACGGGTTCATCTCCACGGCGGCCTATGTTTCGGCCTGGAAATTTTGTCCGCATGTGGCGGATTACGCCGTACTCAGCCATAGTTCAGCGGAGCCAGGGTATGCTGCGGCCGTACGCGGACTCGGCGGGGATCCCCTGCTGGATCTTGGCTTCCGGCTCGGCGAGGGGACTGGTGCGGCCGTGGCGCTCTTCCTGCTGCGCTCGGCAGCGGACATCTTCAATACCATGGCCACGTTCGACGAGGCCGGCGTCGCTGAAGGCGACTAG
- the hemC gene encoding hydroxymethylbilane synthase, whose translation MQSIVIATRGSKLALWQAEHVSSLLRQRHAGLEVQLLKIKTKGDKILDVPLAKVGGKGLFVKEIEEALLDGRADIAVHSMKDVPTQLPEGLVVDVIPEREAFTDTLCSVRYDGLDELPEGAVVGTSSLRRQSQILAMRPDLKVETLRGNLETRMGKLLDGQYDAIILATAGLVRLEVSAPKMQELGPPHFLPAVAQGALGIEYRREDAEVREAIAFMHHKESSIHVWAERGFLTGLDGGCQVPIAAWSERLGQGRVRLTGFVADVDGTNPIRMVEEGDESEAWDIGTRLADRVLDAGGKEILDRVYGRD comes from the coding sequence ATGCAGAGCATTGTCATCGCCACCAGGGGCAGCAAACTCGCCCTGTGGCAGGCGGAGCACGTCAGCAGTCTCCTGCGTCAGCGTCATGCCGGGCTGGAGGTCCAGCTCCTCAAGATCAAGACCAAAGGCGATAAGATTCTGGACGTTCCACTGGCCAAGGTGGGCGGCAAAGGATTGTTCGTCAAGGAGATTGAGGAAGCCCTTCTGGACGGCCGGGCCGACATCGCCGTGCATTCCATGAAGGATGTACCCACGCAACTGCCCGAGGGTTTGGTGGTGGACGTTATTCCCGAGCGGGAAGCCTTCACGGATACGTTGTGTTCCGTGCGCTACGACGGGCTGGACGAACTGCCTGAGGGCGCTGTGGTGGGAACCAGCAGCCTGCGCCGCCAATCCCAGATTCTGGCGATGCGCCCGGACCTGAAGGTGGAAACCCTGCGCGGCAATCTGGAAACCCGCATGGGCAAGCTCCTGGACGGTCAGTACGACGCCATTATTCTGGCCACGGCCGGTCTGGTGCGTTTGGAAGTGAGTGCGCCCAAGATGCAGGAGCTGGGACCGCCCCACTTCCTGCCCGCCGTGGCCCAAGGCGCTCTGGGCATTGAGTACCGCCGCGAGGATGCCGAGGTGCGCGAGGCTATCGCCTTCATGCACCACAAGGAGTCTTCCATCCATGTTTGGGCGGAGCGGGGATTTCTCACCGGCTTGGACGGCGGTTGCCAGGTTCCCATTGCGGCCTGGTCCGAACGGCTGGGCCAGGGCCGGGTGCGGCTCACTGGATTTGTGGCCGACGTGGACGGCACCAACCCCATCCGCATGGTGGAGGAGGGCGACGAGTCCGAAGCCTGGGACATCGGCACCCGTTTGGCGGATCGCGTTCTGGACGCGGGCGGCAAGGAGATTCTGGACCGCGTCTACGGACGGGACTGA